The following are from one region of the Nicotiana tomentosiformis chromosome 7, ASM39032v3, whole genome shotgun sequence genome:
- the LOC138895897 gene encoding uncharacterized protein: MLTICSNNAYALIDTGSTLSCIIPFVAGKFVIVPEILSDPFAVSTPVGESIIARRVYRGCTMSVCGRQTSADLVELEMLDFDAIMGMDWLAACYASANCRAKIATFHFPGKPVLEWVGNTATLRCRFISYLKARKMITKGCNYHIVRVRDVDAEIPTLQSILVVKEYADVFPDELPGIPPEREIDFGIDLLLGTQPISIPPYRMAPAEL, encoded by the coding sequence atgttgaccatttgctctaacaatgcttatgccttgatagatacaggatctactttatcatgtATTATCCCATTTGTCGCAGGGAAGTTTgttatagtgcctgaaatactaagtgatccttttgcggtatctacaccggttggAGAATCGATTATCGCTAGACGGGTTTATCGAGGTTGTACCATGTCAGTTTgtggtcgtcagacctcagccgacctagttgagctagagatgttggattttgatgctatcatgggcatggactggttggcagcttgctatgcctcAGCTAATTGTCGAGCAAAGATAGCTACATTTCATTTTCCGGGtaagccagtccttgaatgggtaggtaatacagcgacactcagatgtaggtttatttcctatttgaaggcgaggaaaatgatcacaaAAGGGTGCAATTATCATATTGTGAGAGTTAGAGATGtggatgctgagatacctacacttcagtctattctaGTAGTAAAAGAGTACGCAGATGTATTCCCagatgaacttccaggtattcctccagagcgagagattgattttggcatcgatttgcttctgggaactcaaccaatatccatccctccatatagaatggcacctgctgaATTGTAG